The segment TAACAGTGCTGGCGGCCGCCTTCTTTACCCTCCTCTCCCCCCTCAAGGAAGTAACGCCGGAAATTCTGTCCCGCACCCGGCCGAATATCTACGATTTGCTGGTCGCCATCTTCTCCGGCGCCGTCGGTGCCATCGCCCTTTGTACCCGGAAAAACTATCTCTTTACCACCACCGGAGTCGCCGTCGCGACCGCGGTCATTCCCCCCTTGAGTGTCGTCGGCTATGGCATCGGCACCTTCCAGTTCAGCATGGCCCTGGGTGGATTCTTCCTGTTCTTTACCAACCTGGTGGCCATCGTCATCAGTTCCGATATTGTCTTCATGCTCCTGCGCTTCCGTACCTCCATGGTCGAAGAGAGTCCGTACCCTTTACGACTCCGATTAAAAGTCCTCGGTATTACCCTTGCCATCATCTCCGTCCCCCTCGTCACGACGTTGGTCATCGATATCCGCGCCCTCAAACTGAGCAAGCGGATTGAGCAGACCCTCAAGAGTCACCTTAATCTGGAGGGGCAATCGCGCCTGACCTCCTATTCGATCAATCGCGATGAACCGGTCATCAAGGTTCTGGCGACCGTCAACACCGTTACCGAGTTTGATACCGACAACGAAAAGGTGCTCCAGAACGCCCTTGGCAGCGAAACGAATCGGCCCGTTGAGCTCGAACTCGAGCAAGTCGTGGTCAAGGCCGGAACCATTAAAAAACCGACGCTGCCCCTGGCCCTCAGCTCTTCCCCGCCGGCACCCGCAGCCCCTGAGACCCTTGCGACGCTGCGCAGCAAAACCATGGGGATCATCCGGGGCGCCTGTGACGAAGCCGGTACCTTCCTGTCCCCCTGGCCGGTACGCAGCTGTGAGGTCAGCTTTAGCGCCGGGTCTTCCCCGGTGACCCTGCACCTGGCTGTCGGCCGCGATCACCCCCTGCGTGAGCAGGAGGAGCGCTGGCTGAAGCTGGCGGTCGCTAAAAAGCTGCAGGAAGAAGTAGCCTTGAAACTGTCCACAGTCCCGCTGCTGCCGGCTCTGACCCTCGGTGATAAGGGTGTGCCGGACGCGGCCGGAGTGAAGGCGTTGGCGATCCTCAAAGAGTTGCTGCGAAAAGATATCCCGCTGCGCTTGACCTTGCAGTACCCGACCGGGACTCGAAACGGCCTGAAAAAAGCACGTCTACTGAAAGGATACCTTGAAAAAGAACTGGGATTAGACGGGAAGCTGATCACCCTTAAATCGTCCGGAAGCAGTTATCTGGTGATGGTGCAGGAAGAGGGAGGATAAGGCGATGCTCCTGGCGGTCCTTTGCGGCTTCGGCGCCGCTCTCTTTGCACCGCTTGGCTTCCGTCGTTTTCCGCTCTGGGCGGGGCGGCTTGCGCCGCTGCTGCCCCTTGGTCTCTTCCTCTTTTTTCTCAGTCACATCGGTCCGGTCAGTCGGGGGGAGACGGTCGTATATACCACCCCCTGGATCCCCTCCCTCGGCATCGATTTTTCTCTTTATCTCGACGGATTGGGGATGCTCTTTGCCCTGTTGGTGACCGGCATCGGCTTTCTCATCTTTCTTTATACCCCTGCTTATCTCGGGGCGGATCGCCGCCAGGGGACGCTCTTTGCCTGGCTCTTCGCCTTCATGGCGGCGATGCTCGGCACCACCCTCGCCGGCAATCTCATCACCCTCTTTGTCTTTTGGGAGTTGACCGGCCTCTGCTCTTACCTGCTGATCGGCTTTGATCATGAAGCCGAAAACTCCCGCAGCGCGGCCCTGCAGGCGTTGCTGGTCACCGGCGGCGGCGGGCTCGCCCTCCTCGCCGGTTTCCTCCTCCTCGGCGGCGTTGTCGGCAGCATGGAGTTGCCGGTGCTCCTGGCGAGTGGCGATCTGGTGCGCAACCATCCCCTGTATCTGCCGATCCTCCTTCTCCTCCTGGGCGGCGCCTTTACCAAGTCCGCGCAGTTCCCTTTTCATTTCTGGCTGCCGAACGCCATGGCGGCGCCAACGCCGATCTCTGCCTACCTCCATTCCGCGACCATGGTCAAACTCGGGATTTACCTCCTCGCCCGCTTCTCTCCGGTTTTGGCCGGGACAGAGCTTTGGCTGGCGCTGGTCGCCGGGGTCGGCGGCCTGACGATGCTGGTCGGCGGCATTCTGGCTGTTCTGGAGCATGACCTCAAGCGGATCCTTGCCTGGTCGACGGTGAGTGCCCTGGGGATCCTCACCCTCCTTTTCGGGGTCGGAACGCCGACCGCAATCACCGCGGCGATCCTGCTGCTTCTCACCCATGCCCTTTACAAAAGCTCCCTCTTTCTCGTCGCCGGCGCCCTTGATCACGGTGCCGGCAGTCGCGATATCCGTCAGTTGGGCGGGCTGGCAACGCAGATGCCGTGGCTGGCTGCCGCTGCGATCCTCGCTGCTCTGGCCATGGCCGGCCTGCCGCCACTCTTCGGTTTTATTGCCAAGGAGTCGATTTACACGGCCCTGCTCCTTGCACCTTGGGAGCCACTGCTGTTGACCGGACTGATGCTGGTGGCCAATGCTCTGATGGTGACGGTGGCGGTCATGACCGGCCTTGGCCCCTTTCTTGGCAAAGGGGCGTCCTCTCTTCCGACGCCCCATCCCCTGCCGCTGACCCTGTGGTTGGCCCCCCTTCTTCCTGCCGCTCTTGGCCTCCTGCTCGGCCTGGTCCCTGGCTTTGTCGCGCCCCTTCTCCTCCATCCGGCGATTGCCGTTGTGCAGGCGGCCCCCGTCAGTACCGTCCTTGCTCTGTGGCATGGGTTCAATTTCGAACTGCTGCTGAGCGCGGCGACGCTGCTTGTCGGTACCCTGATCGTCTTAAGCCGGCGCCGGCTGCTGGCGTTGCTGCCGGCTTCCTGGCAAGAGGGGGGCTTTACCCAGGATGGCGGCTTTGTTTTGCTCCTGCGCACTTTGCTGTGCGGGGCCCGGCTACAAACGATCATTGTCCAGAACGGCCGGCTGCGCTATTACCTGATGGCGACGATCGGGGTCGCCATGGGTTCGATGGGGCTGACCTTTCTCGAAAGTGGCGGCCTGCCGGGCGCGCTCCCCTGGCCCAGCGGTTATCTGCATGAATGGTTGGCGGCCGGGATTATTGTTGCCGGGGCGCTGTACGTCACCGTCACCGATTCCCGGCTCGGGGCGGTGGTGGCGCTGGGGACGGTCGGCTACGGCGTCTCACTGGTCTATATCCTGTACGGGGCCCCTGATCTGGCCATGACCCAGTTCTGCATCGAGACGCTGGCGATCGTTCTCTTTGTCCTCGTCCTTTATCGTCTCCCCCTCTTTGCCCTCCTCTCCACCCCGGTCGCACGGTTGCGTGATGCGGCCATGGCCGCCGCCATCGGCGGGCTCATGACCCTGCTCATGCTTTATGTCCTGGCGCAGCCGCTGGTGCCGCATGTCAGCGACTTCTTTTTGGCTAACAGTTGGCCGGCGGCGCACGGCCGCAATGTCGTCAACGTCATTCTTGTCGACTTCCGCGCTCTCGATACCCTTGGCGAGATCGTTGTTTTGGCGGTGGCGGCGCTCGGGGTCTTCGGTCTGATACAGTCGCGGCGTGCCGACGGGGAGGGGAAATGAGCTCGATTATCCTCTCCACTACCATCCGTCTTCTTTTGCCGCTCCTCCTCCTCTTCTCGGTCTTTCTCCTGTTGCGCGGCCACAATGAGCCGGGCGGCGGCTTTGTCGGCGGATTGGTTGCCGCTGCCGCTATCTCCCTTTACGCTCTGGCGGAAGGGGTCGAAGCGGCCCGTCGCATCCTGATTGTCAATCCCCGCAATTTGATTGCCGGCGGTCTCCTCACTGCCCTCGGCAGCGGGGTGATCCCCCTTTTTTTCGGACGTCCTTTCCAGTCCGGTCTCTGGCTCCCGCATTCGCTGCCGGTTTTCGGGCATGTCGGCACCCCCCTCCTCTTCGATCTTGGCGTTTATCTGCTGGTGCAAGGGATGGCCCTCCTGATCGTCCTGTCGCTGATGGAGGAGGAGTAACGATGGAGAGTGTTTTTGCAGTGGTGGTCGGCATCTTGTATGCGACCGGTCTATATCTGATGGTGCGGCGCAGTATTGTCAAGACCATCTTCGGTCTGGCCCTCCTCGGCAATGGTGCCAACCTGCTGATCTTTACCGTTGGCCGGCTGAGCGCCGGTCGCCCGCCCTACGTTCCGGTCGGCGCCCTGGAGCCGCTGCCGCCGGTGGCCGATCCTCTCCCCCAGGCGCTGATTCTCACCGCCATCGTCATCGGCTTCGGGGTGCAGGCCTTTGCCCTGGTCCTGATCAAGCGGGTTTATCAAGCGGTCGGCAGTGATGATGTCGATGAAATGACGACGACCGACCGGATTGGCGACGACGGAGGGCAGGGATGAGCAATCTCCTCTTTCTCCCTCTCATCATCCCGCTGGCTACTGCCGTCGCCTGCTTGCTTTCCTGGCAGCACCGGGGGGTGCAACGGGTCATCAGCCTGATCGGTGCTGCCTTCCTGCTGATTGCCGCGGCCGTCCTGCTGGTCACTGTGCAGCAATGCGGTGTCCTCAGCGTCCAGGCTGGCGACTGGTCCGCTCCTTTTGGCATCACCCTGGTGGCCGATCTCTTCAGCGCGCTGATGGTCTGCGTCGCCGGCGGCATGGGGCTGGTTGTGGCGATTTATGCTTTGGCGGATACGGAGGCGGAATACGAGCGACTCGGTTATCATCCCCTGATGCAGGTCCTGATGCTCGGGGTCTGCGGCTCCTTTTTGACCGGCGATCTCTTTAACCTTTATGTCTGGTTCGAAACCATGCTCATCGCCTCCTTTGTCCTGCTGGCCATAGGTGGCAAACGTGACCAGATGGAAGGGGCGATCAAGTATGTCGTCCTTAACCTGATCGCCTCGGCCCTCTTCCTCGCCGCGGTCGGCATTCTTTACGGGGTGGCCGGCACCCTCAATATGGCCGATCTGGCGCGCATGCTGCGGACAAGTGAAAGTTCCGGTCCGATTCCGGTGATTGCCATCCTCTTCTTTCTCGCCTTCAGCATCAAGGCAGCGGTCTTCCCCCTCTGCTTCTGGCTGCCGGCGTCTTATCACACGGCGCCGATAGCGGTGACCACCATCTTCTCGGCGCTCCTCACCAAGGTCGGGGTCTATGCCCTGATCCGGATCTTTACCTTGATCTTCTTTGTAGAGTTGGCGGCGTGGCAGCCCTACATCCTGGCGATTGCCGGCTTGACGATGGTGGTCGGCGTCCTTGGGGCGGTGGCTCAGGATGAGATGCGGCGGCTCCTCTCCTTTCATATCGTCAGCCAGATCGGTTATCTGATCATGGGATTGGGATTACTCACCCCGCTGGCACTGGGAGGGGCGATCTTCTTTCTGGTGCATGTCATTGCCGCCAAGTCCGCACTCTTCCTTGCCACCGGCATGGTGCTGCGTTTGACCGGGACGACGCAGTTGAAAAAACTCGGCGGCCTGTATCGCTATCAGCCCCTGTTGGCAGGGCTTTTTCTGGTGGCGGCTTTGGCGCTGGCCGGCATCCCCCCCTTGTCAGGCTTCTGGGCCAAGTTGGCACTGGTCTGGTCCGGTCTGGAGAGCGGCGACCACTACCTCGTCGTTGCGGTGGCCTTGCTGGTGAGTCTGCTCACGCTCTTTTCCATGACGAAAATCTGGGCGGCGGCCTTCTGGAAAGCGGCCGCCGTCAACGGTGCGGGGAGGATACCGCCCCCCCTGTCGCGCCGGGAGTACTGGCAGCTGGCTGTGCCGACGGCGCTTTTGACGGCGACGACGCTGCTCATCGGCCTCTGGCCGGAGCCGTTGTACGCGCTCTGCATGGATGCGGCCCGTCAACTCCTGGTGCCGGATGCTTATATCTTTGCGGTTTTGGGGGTGCATCCATGACCCCTTTTCTCACCAACCTCCTGCTGGCGCTGGCCTGGGTGGCACTGACCGGGCAGTACGATGCCGCCAACTTTTTTGTCGGCCTCTTCCTCGGTTATGCCGCCCTGCGCATGACGCTGCGCGGCAAAAGTGTTGCGGCTTATGGGACCCGTCTGGCCGCCATTGCCGGTTTTATCCTCTTCTTCCTCAAGGAGTTGATCATGGCGAATCTGCGCCTGGCCTATGATGTCCTTACCCCCCGCCATTATATGCGCCCCGGCATCGTCGCCATCCCCCTTGATCTCAAAACAGATCTTGAAATCACCGTACTGACGACGCTGATCACTCTGACCCCCGGTACTCTCAGTCTGCATGTCACTGATGATCGTCGCACCCTCTACATTCATGCCATGTACATCGATGATACCGAAAAGCTGATTCGTAATATCAAGGACGGTTTTGAACGCCGGGTGCGGGAGGTGCTGCAATGACTCTCTCCGGCTATATCCTGCAGATCATCCTCCCCCTGCTCAGCTGCGGTCTGGTCGTCGCCTTTATCCGGCTGCTACGGGGCCCGACCCTGCCCGATCGGGTCGTGGCTCTCGATCTCATGGCGACCCTGATCATCGCCATCTCCGCCGCTTATTCGGTCGTCACCGATCAGCCGGCGTACCTCGATGCGGCTATTGTTCTCGCCCTGATCACCTTTCTCGGGACCGTGGCTTTTGCCTATTATTTGAACCGGAGGACGACCCATGTTTAATTTCTGGGTGGCCGGACTCCTCTCCATCGGCGCCCTCTTTGCCGTCATTGCTGCCGTCGGCATTCTGCGCATGCCGGATTTTTACATGCGCATCTCGGCGACCACCAAAGCCTCGACCCTCGGCGCCACCTTTATTCTGGCGGCGACCGCCCTGTACTTTGACGATGCCGCCGTCACCGGCAAGATTATCGCCATCATCGCCTTTATTATCCTGACCACGCCGGTGGCAGCGCACATGATTGGCCGGTCCGCCCACCGCAGCGGTGTCCCGCTCTGGAAAGAGAGTATCCGCGACGATCTCGCCGCGTCCGAACACGCGTTTACGACCATAAAAGAACCAGAGGAGAGCTGAAACGATTATGAGCCCCCGATTGCACGAGTTGCGCGAACATTTCTACAAGATTATCTTCGAAGCCGAGACCAAGGCGGGGAAGGCCTTTGATCTTGCCCTGATCTTCTTTATCCTCCTCTCGGTGGTGCTGGTGATGCTCGACAGCATCCCCGGCATCCATGATGTTATCGGTGTCTGGCTCCTGGGCGGGGAGTGGCTGATTACCATCCTCTTTACGGTGGAATATCTGCTGCGACTAAGCGTTGCCCGGCGGCCGGGGCGTTATGCCGGGAGTTTCTACGGTGTCGTCGATCTCCTCTCCATCCTGCCTACCTACCTCGGCATCTTCTTCCCCGGCATGCACTTCTTGACGACTGTGCGGATTCTGCGGATCTTGCGTATCTTTCGGGTCCTTAAGCTCGTGCAGTTTCTCGGCGAAGGGAATAACCTGTGGCTGGCGCTGAAACGGAGCCGCCACAAAATTATCGTCTTTCTGACCACGGTGCTGACAGTGGTCATTGTCGTCGGCAGCCTGATGTACACGATTGAGGGGGCAGGGTCGGGTTTCACCAGCATCCCGCACAGTATTTACTGGGCGATTGTCACCATGACGACAGTCGGTTACGGCGATATTGCTCCGGTCACCCCCCTTGGGCAGTTTGTTGCCTCGCTGCTGATGATCACCGGCTACGGCATCATCGCCGTTCCCACCGGGATTGTCACGACGGAGATGATGCGACCGACAGTGCCGCCGGTCGGGGGAACCTGCCCCTGTTGCGGGAAGAAGGTGGATTGATTGATTTGGGGCGCCCCTTGTGGGTGCCCGGTTCAAGATCAAAATCGGGCACCCACGAGGGGCGCCCCTACCACCGTCGGGGAGATTGTGGGCACTTTCAAATCTCTGACAACGCATGAATATTCGATCGGCGTCGCAAAATCTCGCTGGCCGTCCTTTCCCGGCCGGCTCTGGTAACGCAATTATTTCGAACGGGTGATCCGCAACGATGCGGAGCTGTGAAAATTCCGTGACTACATTCTGAGCAATCCGGCCCGCTGGGTTGTGGATGTTGAAAATCCGCACAACCATTAGGCCCTATATAACCGCAGCGGCGATATCCATAACAATGGCCTGCTCGTTACACGTGAAGACAACTT is part of the Deltaproteobacteria bacterium HGW-Deltaproteobacteria-4 genome and harbors:
- a CDS encoding TIGR00341 family protein — its product is MTPESPEKSPLREALHRLRLTVNEYLDSKSADVQHKEVIKELYTRTDMTGSYVAALVFANLIALLGLLSNSVAVVIGAMLISPLMGPIFTLGLAFALGHLTLARKAARIIAISVLVTVLAAAFFTLLSPLKEVTPEILSRTRPNIYDLLVAIFSGAVGAIALCTRKNYLFTTTGVAVATAVIPPLSVVGYGIGTFQFSMALGGFFLFFTNLVAIVISSDIVFMLLRFRTSMVEESPYPLRLRLKVLGITLAIISVPLVTTLVIDIRALKLSKRIEQTLKSHLNLEGQSRLTSYSINRDEPVIKVLATVNTVTEFDTDNEKVLQNALGSETNRPVELELEQVVVKAGTIKKPTLPLALSSSPPAPAAPETLATLRSKTMGIIRGACDEAGTFLSPWPVRSCEVSFSAGSSPVTLHLAVGRDHPLREQEERWLKLAVAKKLQEEVALKLSTVPLLPALTLGDKGVPDAAGVKALAILKELLRKDIPLRLTLQYPTGTRNGLKKARLLKGYLEKELGLDGKLITLKSSGSSYLVMVQEEGG
- a CDS encoding ion transporter encodes the protein MSPRLHELREHFYKIIFEAETKAGKAFDLALIFFILLSVVLVMLDSIPGIHDVIGVWLLGGEWLITILFTVEYLLRLSVARRPGRYAGSFYGVVDLLSILPTYLGIFFPGMHFLTTVRILRILRIFRVLKLVQFLGEGNNLWLALKRSRHKIIVFLTTVLTVVIVVGSLMYTIEGAGSGFTSIPHSIYWAIVTMTTVGYGDIAPVTPLGQFVASLLMITGYGIIAVPTGIVTTEMMRPTVPPVGGTCPCCGKKVD
- a CDS encoding cation:proton antiporter → MTLSGYILQIILPLLSCGLVVAFIRLLRGPTLPDRVVALDLMATLIIAISAAYSVVTDQPAYLDAAIVLALITFLGTVAFAYYLNRRTTHV
- a CDS encoding Na+/H+ antiporter subunit G, whose amino-acid sequence is MFNFWVAGLLSIGALFAVIAAVGILRMPDFYMRISATTKASTLGATFILAATALYFDDAAVTGKIIAIIAFIILTTPVAAHMIGRSAHRSGVPLWKESIRDDLAASEHAFTTIKEPEES
- a CDS encoding Na(+)/H(+) antiporter subunit A — protein: MLLAVLCGFGAALFAPLGFRRFPLWAGRLAPLLPLGLFLFFLSHIGPVSRGETVVYTTPWIPSLGIDFSLYLDGLGMLFALLVTGIGFLIFLYTPAYLGADRRQGTLFAWLFAFMAAMLGTTLAGNLITLFVFWELTGLCSYLLIGFDHEAENSRSAALQALLVTGGGGLALLAGFLLLGGVVGSMELPVLLASGDLVRNHPLYLPILLLLLGGAFTKSAQFPFHFWLPNAMAAPTPISAYLHSATMVKLGIYLLARFSPVLAGTELWLALVAGVGGLTMLVGGILAVLEHDLKRILAWSTVSALGILTLLFGVGTPTAITAAILLLLTHALYKSSLFLVAGALDHGAGSRDIRQLGGLATQMPWLAAAAILAALAMAGLPPLFGFIAKESIYTALLLAPWEPLLLTGLMLVANALMVTVAVMTGLGPFLGKGASSLPTPHPLPLTLWLAPLLPAALGLLLGLVPGFVAPLLLHPAIAVVQAAPVSTVLALWHGFNFELLLSAATLLVGTLIVLSRRRLLALLPASWQEGGFTQDGGFVLLLRTLLCGARLQTIIVQNGRLRYYLMATIGVAMGSMGLTFLESGGLPGALPWPSGYLHEWLAAGIIVAGALYVTVTDSRLGAVVALGTVGYGVSLVYILYGAPDLAMTQFCIETLAIVLFVLVLYRLPLFALLSTPVARLRDAAMAAAIGGLMTLLMLYVLAQPLVPHVSDFFLANSWPAAHGRNVVNVILVDFRALDTLGEIVVLAVAALGVFGLIQSRRADGEGK
- a CDS encoding Na+/H+ antiporter subunit D, coding for MSNLLFLPLIIPLATAVACLLSWQHRGVQRVISLIGAAFLLIAAAVLLVTVQQCGVLSVQAGDWSAPFGITLVADLFSALMVCVAGGMGLVVAIYALADTEAEYERLGYHPLMQVLMLGVCGSFLTGDLFNLYVWFETMLIASFVLLAIGGKRDQMEGAIKYVVLNLIASALFLAAVGILYGVAGTLNMADLARMLRTSESSGPIPVIAILFFLAFSIKAAVFPLCFWLPASYHTAPIAVTTIFSALLTKVGVYALIRIFTLIFFVELAAWQPYILAIAGLTMVVGVLGAVAQDEMRRLLSFHIVSQIGYLIMGLGLLTPLALGGAIFFLVHVIAAKSALFLATGMVLRLTGTTQLKKLGGLYRYQPLLAGLFLVAALALAGIPPLSGFWAKLALVWSGLESGDHYLVVAVALLVSLLTLFSMTKIWAAAFWKAAAVNGAGRIPPPLSRREYWQLAVPTALLTATTLLIGLWPEPLYALCMDAARQLLVPDAYIFAVLGVHP
- a CDS encoding Na+/H+ antiporter subunit C — protein: MESVFAVVVGILYATGLYLMVRRSIVKTIFGLALLGNGANLLIFTVGRLSAGRPPYVPVGALEPLPPVADPLPQALILTAIVIGFGVQAFALVLIKRVYQAVGSDDVDEMTTTDRIGDDGGQG
- a CDS encoding Na+/H+ antiporter subunit E, which translates into the protein MTPFLTNLLLALAWVALTGQYDAANFFVGLFLGYAALRMTLRGKSVAAYGTRLAAIAGFILFFLKELIMANLRLAYDVLTPRHYMRPGIVAIPLDLKTDLEITVLTTLITLTPGTLSLHVTDDRRTLYIHAMYIDDTEKLIRNIKDGFERRVREVLQ
- a CDS encoding Na(+)/H(+) antiporter subunit B (subunit B of antiporter complex involved in resistance to high concentrations of Na+, K+, Li+ and/or alkali) yields the protein MSSIILSTTIRLLLPLLLLFSVFLLLRGHNEPGGGFVGGLVAAAAISLYALAEGVEAARRILIVNPRNLIAGGLLTALGSGVIPLFFGRPFQSGLWLPHSLPVFGHVGTPLLFDLGVYLLVQGMALLIVLSLMEEE